The DNA window catgtGGCTGGTAGTAATTTTGTGCCCTGTaactatgttttaatttgtgtatagTCCTTTGAAAATAAgcatcattgtgtttttgttactttagaaagagccctttatatctacagagggagcaagTCCAAGCCCACAGGAACAGCgctgggctttgaagccaaGTTAACATAGTTGCCAAACCATAGAATTATGTCTTCCGGGTCCAAAAGGGGCCCAAAAagggcccaaaaagcatttttcctgcaCACAATCATTGGAAAAGGAGCATCTGTAAAATGGTGGACACGTTTTTTTGACCCTCACAAGCCCAAAATGACTCCTCTCACTATCAGAATGTGACTCGttcggtctgataacatttggaaggtctagaagagccacacgattgaattgttttatcctcattcaagttagctggagaGCTGAACCGGAAGTTAGCTGTCTCAGCCAGTGaaagtctctagtgagcatgctctatgggctCATgtggcccatagagcatgtTCACTATGTTTTCATCTGGCTAATATCTTtacagtggcttttttggctttgtgcaccactgagcaactttcttAGGAATTAATGgtactgccatgtttctacagtagcccagaacggacaaaccaaacactagctctagagagggccttttgtgtttttcgcaGCCAACGTAAGTTCTCCCACACGCTTGGAAGGGAAGTGTTactcagtttgttgcaatctgcaacctcactgctagatgccactaaatcctacatactggtcctttaatgtgtGGTGGGTGTAAATCAATGCATCGACAGGCTTTTGAGAAATCACCTTTTAATTATTTACTTACCTTCTAAATATTGACATAAATTGCATCAAATGCTCATAGAATTAGGTCTTTGCTAAATGAAGTAgctaaactgaatgtttttgaacGCTAATTAACATTACACCTTAAAATCAAATGTGGTTGGGTTATGGTTTAATTTATCCTAATTTATATCAGCGGAGGGTTGACCTTAATAAAATCTACTAGCTTGTAAAATACCCGAAactaataacatttattttcttgtatgcTGCAACACTACAGTTGGGTCAGATTACCCTGAAATGTAGGCAGATATTGAATATTAACATAAACTCTAATCTGTAATCAATAATATAAACCACTGGACGACCTAAATGAATAATCTCATCAGAAGACCTTTTGGATTAGTTTCATTGTAAGCAATGCAGTGCAAACTTTACAGttcagacattttaaattgtttttcctctccttcatttacTACTAATCCACTGACATAATCCCATATTATATGTGATGAATTACTGCCTGGTGTTGATTAACAGTGTTATATGGATGTTTGAAACCATGTTTGTGTTAATCTGAATCCATAGATTTAcacttctgttgtttttcatcttgGTGCAATATTGACCCGTTCATTCAAGTAgaactgcaacgattaatcgattgacagaagattaatctgcaactattttaactattttgataatcgattgatttattcagtcatttttaaagcaaaaatgcacaACCTATtctgaatatcttcaggttttgggctgtcagtcagacaaaacaagcaaatcaaaGACAACTAAGGCtgcatttacattacatgtcTTGATGCCCAGTTCCAATTTTTCTGACCGCCTGTTTACGTCTACTTTTACAAGTGACCGATATCCGATATCTGTATTTACACTTGCTTAACACTCGAAACAACCTGCATGTGTAAATGAGGGTTCGGTCACCTTAACAGAAGtaaacaatttgttttttttgtgtttttcagcgGCCAGTAGTTGTGAAAAAGTATAAGATGGTCGCATTTTCAATGACATGTGAATCGCAATGACAAGGACTATCCGATCTGTCTGTTTAGATAACAGTCGCTTTGGCAGATATCCGATTACTATCAGATTTATTTCCACATATAATTGAGGAAACAGATCTGAGAATATCCGATTCCATgtgcttttttcctgtttacacGTTCATAATACATATCCGATCTGTGAGCAAAACATCGGAATTGGGTCAGTTGTAGCAGGCAGTGTAAATGTAGCCTCTGATGAATTGTAAATGccattttttcacaatttataACAtcaatcagcagattaatcaataaagaaaataatctttagttgcagccctacgtTGAAttagtttttctgtctttgctaCAAGGTTGTGCCTTTCCATCTGGCATTAATCTAACCTGAATGGAGCAACAAACCTGTATCTGCTTCACTTTTAGACTTGTTAGTGGGTTTTACATCGAAATGCATGCTAGAACAGAAAGTGTGCATCTCATAAAGGGACATTGAACCCAAAATGCTTGAATTAAGAACTTGATCCTTGAGCTTCTTCTTTGTGTCTGGGTTGAGCAACAGGTGATGGCTCTAAAACTCATCAGATTACACTAAGACTATGTGAACAGGTGGATCCAGACAAAGAGAAAACGGTCACTCACCAGTTGCTCTCCCAGCTGTTGTTAACTGGTTAATGATGTACGCAGGTTTTGCCCATTATGGTCAGTTAAGTCATACTTGTATTTACGGTGTTCAGGCCTGAGGATTTGCGGCGTGAGTTTGGCCGCTATGGGCCGGTAGTAGATGTCTACATCCCACTTGACTTCTATACACGTCAACCAAGAGGATTTGCATACATTCAATATCCTTTCCCAAtgagttttaactgtttttatgcTCATGCTAACAACAAATTTTAATTTCCTTTCAGCAGAGAAGATTTGCAgttctgatgtttgtttttttttgttttgtttttttctttgcacatAATTTGATTGAATATCTAATACATATTTCTCTGTTATTGcttcagaaaatgtaaaagcatcCAGTTGTGGAACCGGCCACAAAGAGTAACAAAGACCCGTGTAGAGTAGCTGTAAAGACAAGTCACACAGACCTTCAGGAACAGAGGGAGGGGAAAAGgttgaaaaaagaaagtaaagcatgaagaggaaaagggaacgGAGACAAAGCTTGGATATGGCGACAAAGAAtggggaaaaaggaaaaagaggtttaaagaggaaaaaggcaAGCAGGAAATCCAAGTCTCTCTGGGAGTCAATTAAAGAGTGTAAAGATCAAGATGAAGTTCAAAGTCAAGCATGGGCAAGGTAACAAGTCTGAATTATTTTGTATCCTCCCAAGACAAATCCACAAATTTGACATGACGACAAAATCAGCTTTCCCTGTGATAtcaatgacattttaattttaatcgAAGCCTTTTAATCAACTATCAATGTATTTGatctgtttatatatttatagtcCTGATCCCTCAGACgattatttaatgtgtttgaaaagCTTGCTTCATCTTTTATCTCTACAAAAATCAActgagcatgtttttttttgttttgttttccttacAGTATCAAGTAATATATAATTTCtagtctttttaaaatgttaatgatgTTGACGTTAATGAATGATCTCCATCCCTTCTGCCCTAAATGTAAAATGGGGCTAAAGAAGAGGGTGCAAACAATAGAAATGTTAATTGCAAAAACCTCTTGTGAGGGATGGAAGGAAAAAGTGAAATTCACAAAAGTAAAGTGGAAttgattgttttaatttgaGGGAAAAATTGTTGTTCCTTCTGCTCGCTTCCTTCACTTGTttgagagaaaaacatgtattttgaaTTTGCCGAAAACGAGAGCAAACAAAACCCTTAACCACTCAGCATATTTGAAGACGTGCGCGATGCAGAAGATGCTCTTCACAGCCTGGACAGGAAGTGGGTGTGCGGCCGGCAGATTGAGATCCAGTTTGCCCAGGGCGATAGAAAGAGTATGTTTTCAATTTTTACATCACATTAATACCAATAATATGTGTTGTGTATTCAGACCTTCCCTTTGGTCCTTTctcattactgttttttttacaacagcACCAAATCAGATGAAATCAAAAGAAAGGCGATCACCAGGCAGATCCTCTCGATACGATGACTATGATCGAGACAGCCGGCGCAGACGTTCACGCAGCCGCAGCTACGACAGATACAGATCACGCAGCCCCTCTTACGATCGCCGTCGCAGACGATCTGAGAGTCCTCGAGAGTGAGTTTTTCCCCTCTCAGTAACTTGTCACTGAAGACGTATTTCAAATTATTGTACTTTGTCGCACTTGAAAGCTGCTTTAATTTCATTTCGTCCCTTAGGTCTCGTGGACGAGTgtgtggaagaggaagaagcaggagcCGCGAGGATGATCGGTACGTGTGGTTGTCGTCTGTTAGTGTTTCTGTGAAGGTCGTGGTCATGTGTGACTTTGGTCAAATTATAGGAAAAACTCAGTTGTCTTACAATTTGACACGTAAGACAGTTGATTGGCCAGAAGATTAGATAATTGGAGTTAAATGATGTTACAGGTTTCATTCTCTGTCGTCAGATACAGGCAGAGGCCTCGGAGAGAGTCCAGAGGGAGATCTCGATCGCGCTCCAGATCCGCATCTCCACGAGAGAACGTCAACCCGGCATCGACCTCTCATTACACCGAGGAGGAAGTGCGACGGACGCGCTCCCCATCCCGCTCCAGGTCCCGGTCTGTATCAAGGTCGCGCTCTCGTTCACGTTCTCGGTCCCGATCCTGGGCAGGACGCAAGTCAGGAGGACGCTAGAAAGCGTCTCCTCCTTCCTGTAACCCTCATTCAGTCAGTTGGACCAGAGTTGGTCATTTGTCaagaaaagtttgttttgaCATGAATGTAACTTCCACTGAACCATTTGTAGAATGCTTGTTATGCAGCTCCATTTTAAAGACAATGCTGGTCCTTTTCTTGGTTTTTGTAAACTCGTCTTTGGTAATATTTCCTGATAGGAATATGAAACAGTCAGCAGTTTGTGTTCAGTGGTAGTTGGCCAAGAATAAtctattgtcttttttatatacagtcaactgataattttgttttctaaaCCCTATGTACccatttttgctaaaaaaaaaaagaaaaaaagaagaacattCAGTATTTTAAGGAAAATCCAGTTTGTTGACGAGTTATACcagcatttctgtttgttttattgaatttaCAACAAATTACATACTTTTTACTTTACTGCTGACCATTTTCCAAAACTGTACTGcagatttgtcttgtttttcttcttctgtcagcCGCATGTATCCATGTACCACATTATTAtaacattaagaaaataattttcaaaaactTGCTTGAGACATGTAATCTGCCACATTGAACAATACTGAGATaatcaacagttttttttattgtcaaagtTAAATAATCCAAGCATGATCATTCAACTGTAAACACAGACTGAGTTGTAAAGTGCACTTCATTTCCTTGCAACAAAAATACGGCTGAAAAAACTGAAGTCAGACACAACATTCACTGTGATGAATTACATTTCAAACAAGTTTCAGATCTCCAGaagttgattttcatgttttgaagCTGAGAACTAGCGGCCGCCGGGAAGGAGaaacgttttttttaaaaaaagtgtaaaGAATACAATCTGTGTTGGAAAATGGTCGGCAGTTCTGTCAAGTACATGAGTATGGCGGctaaaatacacagaaatgcTGCTGCAGTATGTCCcttttaaagtgttaaaaatgtGACTTCAACCACAAACAGtttgaaatgtacattttgttttgatttagttgtgttttctgtaagaGTAGACCTTTTCAAAAGGTATTTCATATTGGAACATTTCTCCAAATATCGGTTCTGAAAGGAGGAACAAAAGTGTGTCTTTGGTGTTTAAACGACtgagttaatgtttgttttgtttttttcagaatgaATCTTGTCACTGCATGTTTTATCCTCCTAATCTTCTATCTTTAGTAAAGTGTTATTTTGAGTAATAAACGGATAACATTCAGTATAAGGAAACTATGTGTGGCTTCAGTTTGTAAACTCTGCTTATAGATACAACTGAAGTTTATTAATATAGGCCATTATCATTCATACTAAGGGATTTACACATTAAATGCTTCCCTATAGAGGCAGATTTTAtatcaagacaaagaaaaacttgTGGAAAAAAGGATTTGTAAGGAAACAAGATGGAGGGAAACGATCCTCTTTCCTCAGACACCTGGATTGTAGAATCGTTTCATTATTATGAGTTAAAGTTGATTTCCAGTCTGCAGCACTGGAGCTCATCTGCATGGAAAACAGACCAGTACAGTTTGTCAATCCAGCCAAGTCCATTGATTTCCTTTTAATGGAACAGTAGCTGGAAGGAACAACTTAAATTAGATTCACAGTGAAGAAGCAACCATGTATGAAATCGGACATGCCCCATTGATCACTGTACTGAACATTGATCAAAACAAAAGTACAGTGTTAGTATGGAGGCTTGATGTGAGCTACTTTATCAAATGTGGTAGAAGCTAAAGCGCAgggtaaattaaaaaaatcactgactGGAAAAAGGTCTAATCAGGGATAGTTTTATCCAGCTGTGCACCAAAGACTGTTTTTACATATGTGATATCTACTATCTCCGTACTGAAAAGTGTATCTGATGCAGACGGCCACTCTCTAAAGAAACAAAGGTGTCGGGACAATCTGTACCAGCTGATCATGTTCATATTCACTGTCAGAGTTGTTAAACCTGTCTTGGTCTCCCTGCTGTTCTTTCTTTATGAGCTAATTTACAGTGGGATTAGAGTTGACAcactcgattaattgattaatggctTGACTAATCACTTAATTTCAGCCGTTTTTTACACAGAAGTACCAAAATATCAATAGTTCCATTTGTGAATAATTACTGAATCTCTTAattctatgacagtaaactgaatatctttgggtttgagGCTGCTGGTTTGACTAAACAAGCTTATTTGAGGACATCAATTTGTCCCTCTTTGCTGACGTTTTGTAGAGCACAACCATcaattttttaatgaaataatagattaatcagcaacaaaATTAATAGTTGGttgatttttttcagattttgtgtAAATAATACCTTGTACATAGTAACAAACCAGTTTGTGGTGCACAAGGAGACAATCTGTTTTTCCAGAACGATAAATTGATTTAACATGTTCACAGTCGTGGTGAAGGGcctgatgaagatgaagttAGGCTCTGGTTAAAGTCAAGTCCTGAAATACACCTGAGTCACATTTCAGTTCAGTTGATGACAGAAGCTGCTTCCACTGTAGATATACTTAGAATATAAAAGATATATTCTGTAACGAGGAAGGAAATTAAAATGGGATGTCCTCTTGTTTTCCAGAACTGGTTAtaatctctgttttgtgtcataATTGCAGGTTTAAATTATGACTGAACTCTTGAGGATGTAGCCATGTAGACAaactgcaactaaggattatttttattatcaattaatctgccggttagtttcttgattaatcgattgatcTTTTGTCcaataaattgtcagaaaatggtgaataATGCTTGTCAAAATTTCCtaaagtccaaggtgacgtctttaaaACGCTTTATTTGTCCGATAAACTGTctaaaattcaaaaatattcagtttaaagcagcaaatcctctgAACTGAGACACTGGAACCAATAAAGTTTCACTTTTTTGCTAGAAAAAACTATTTAACGATAGTTACCAATTAATTTATGTCGACCATGAGCTGAAACACCATCCAACACTGGTAATAACAGACCAAGGAAGATTCAGATTACACTGCTCAGTAGGTTGTTGTGTCTGAAATATTTCCCTCTACAACTTAGATGTATGTCTGTGTCaatgacattaaaacaaacCAAGTTATTAATCCACCTCAGAAGCAGTTTATTGGATTGATTAGATTGAGGCGGATCAGAAACCAACCCAGTGCACCAGTTCTGTCCTGCTGCGCGAAGGATCAAACGAGTTCAGGGTCCGTCGGGTTCAACCGCAAATAGGCGAAGAACAATTGGATATTTTGCAGCACATTTCACCCTTGATGACATGCAGCCCGTCCATTGACACTGCTGCGAGGTAAATGGCAACAGAGCATTGCAGCGGTATTGATTAATTCACAGGCTATAAGTTGTGAACAAGTAGAGGCGGCAGGGGTCATTCATTTGTGTCCAGTTTTCACCAACAGTGGAGCCTGAAATCTGCAATCTGCCACATTTTTCTACAAGGGGATAAAGAGGACAAATCATGTACCTGTAGGATTGTGTTGATCAGCAGCATTATTAGCAGCAAAAGGCCtttattgttatatttcatATCCAAGATGAAAGGTAAGT is part of the Thunnus albacares chromosome 19, fThuAlb1.1, whole genome shotgun sequence genome and encodes:
- the LOC122969535 gene encoding serine/arginine-rich splicing factor 10-like isoform X1: MKRKRERRQSLDMATKNGEKGKRGLKRKKASRKSKSLWESIKECKDQDEVQSQAWASIFEDVRDAEDALHSLDRKWVCGRQIEIQFAQGDRKTPNQMKSKERRSPGRSSRYDDYDRDSRRRRSRSRSYDRYRSRSPSYDRRRRRSESPRESRGRVCGRGRSRSREDDRYRQRPRRESRGRSRSRSRSASPRENVNPASTSHYTEEEVRRTRSPSRSRSRSVSRSRSRSRSRSRSWAGRKSGGR
- the LOC122969535 gene encoding serine/arginine-rich splicing factor 10-like isoform X3, producing MKRKRERRQSLDMATKNGEKGKRGLKRKKASRKSKSLWESIKECKDQDEVQSQAWASIFEDVRDAEDALHSLDRKWVCGRQIEIQFAQGDRKTPNQMKSKERRSPGRSSRYDDYDRDSRRRRSRSRSYDRYRSRSPSYDRRRRRSESPRESRGRVCGRGRSRSREDDRQRPRRESRGRSRSRSRSASPRENVNPASTSHYTEEEVRRTRSPSRSRSRSVSRSRSRSRSRSRSWAGRKSGGR
- the LOC122969535 gene encoding serine/arginine-rich splicing factor 10-like isoform X2, translated to MARYMRPPNTSLFVRNISDESRPEDLRREFGRYGPVVDVYIPLDFYTRQPRGFAYIQFEDVRDAEDALHSLDRKWVCGRQIEIQFAQGDRKTPNQMKSKERRSPGRSSRYDDYDRDSRRRRSRSRSYDRYRSRSPSYDRRRRRSESPRESRGRVCGRGRSRSREDDRYRQRPRRESRGRSRSRSRSASPRENVNPASTSHYTEEEVRRTRSPSRSRSRSVSRSRSRSRSRSRSWAGRKSGGR